One genomic segment of Myxocyprinus asiaticus isolate MX2 ecotype Aquarium Trade chromosome 14, UBuf_Myxa_2, whole genome shotgun sequence includes these proteins:
- the LOC127452244 gene encoding prostasin-like, whose amino-acid sequence MKMIRELSVMFMVTLLTIVCDSQLNVCGRAPLNSRIVGGKEAPSGAWPWQVSLHSDDSHFCGGSLINREWVLTAAHCFPGNPDPSDFTVYLGRKSQEKPNQNEVSRSISQIIIHPSYNTASNDNDITLLKLSSPVAFSKYIKPVCLAAADSTFNNGTGTWVTGWGAINSDGKGSQNLQEVKLPIVGNRKCNCLYDGQITQNMMCAGLLEGGKDSCQGDSGGPMVIKKGSIWIQAGVVSFGQGCALSEYPGVYARVSRYQRWINKHIRKNQPGFVSFKTKSPDPDQTVTCQK is encoded by the exons ATGAAGATGATCAGGGAACTGAGTGTGATGTTTATGGTCACTCTTCTAACCATAG TGTGTGACTCACAACTGAATG TGTGTGGTAGAGCCCCTCTCAACTCAAGGATAGTAGGGGGAAAGGAGGCTCCATCTGGTGCGTGGCCATGGCAGGTCAGTCTTCACTCGGATGACAGTCATTTCTGTGGTGGATCCCTAATCAACAGAGAATGGGTTCTGACAGCAGCTCACTGCTTTCCAGG TAACCCTGATCCTTCAGACTTTACTGTGTATCTGGGCAGAAAGAGTCAAGAGAAACCCAATCAAAACGAGGTGTCCAGATCCATCTCTCAAATCATAATTCATCCCTCATACAATACGGCTTCAAATGACAATGACATCACACTGCTGAAGCTCTCCTCACCTGTGGCTTTCAGTAAATACATCAAACCAGTCTGCCTTGCAGCAGCAGACAGCACATTCAACAATGGCACTGGGACCTGGGTTACTGGATGGGGGGCCATCAACTCAGATGGTAAGGGGAG CCAAAACCTACAGGAGGTAAAATTGCCAATAGTTGGAAACAGGAAGTGTAACTGCCTTTATGATGGACAGATAACCCAGAACATGATGTGTGCTGGACTGTTGGAGGGTGGAAAAGATTCATGCCAG GGTGACTCTGGAGGTCCAATGGTCATCAAAAAGGGCTCTATTTGGATTCAGGCTGGTGTTGTAAGTTTTGGTCAAGGTTGTGCTTTGTCTGAATACCCTGGTGTGTATGCCAGAGTTTCCCGCTACCAGAGGTGGATCAACAAACATATCAGAAAAAATCAGCCAGGTTTCGTCAGCTTCAAGACCAAATCCCCTGATCCTGACCAGACTGTGACTTGTCAAAAATGA
- the LOC127451197 gene encoding transmembrane protease serine 9-like, with amino-acid sequence MTSMLQILSAVFTVALLTRGCDAQLAECGKAPLNTRIVGGQDAPVGSWPWQVSLHKNGRHFCGGSLINNEWVLTAAHCFDSTLTDGLTVYLGRQTQPGTNSNEVSRTVSQIIKHPNYSSSSHDNDITLLHLSSFVNFTDYIRPVCLAAADSTFFNRTASWVTGWGNVQSGVSLSSSKPLQEVQVPIVGNRQCKCLYGIQTISDNMICAGLLEGGKDSCQGDSGGPMVSKQGSVWIQSGVVSFGKDCALAGFPGIYARVSQYQTWITQQINQSNNQPGFIKFISTGTDGDLSINCANVPAITSTAAPATTTVAPVVCGSAKLNTRVGGNSFLASSGVWPWMASLQLNGSHVCGGTMVAEWFVMSSASCFSRSTNASDWTVILGRLYQNGTNPNELSVKVANITISNFTDDNVAVLQLARAPKLSDFIQPICVDQGDNTFSADTPCWVAGWGSGAGGANQALQEFQTAIVNCGNESSNNSICTSSLNLQEGDQGGPLMCKQGLSWVHAAVLTIQSSTSNSSTNTRSSNSTVESWSLRAQDIQVFTKTSSYVAFVKSLVGSFPQKATNSTNSTSTANATAPAPSNSVQATTTSGSQSCFNTVLLLLLALQIFHQG; translated from the exons ATGACAAGTATGCTCCAAATACTGAGTGCAGTGTTTACAGTCGCTCTTCTAACAAGAG GATGTGACGCACAACTAGCAG AATGTGGCAAAGCCCCTCTCAACACGAGAATAGTAGGGGGACAGGATGCCCCTGTTGGTTCGTGGCCATGGCAAGTCAGTCTTCACAAGAACGGTAGACATTTCTGTGGTGGATCACTCATCAACAATGAATGGGTCCTGACAGCAGCTCACTGCTTTGACAG TACTTTAACTGATGGCCTAACTGTGTACCTGGGGCGACAGACGCAGCCAGGAACGAATTCAAACGAGGTGTCCAGAACTGTCTCTCAAATCATTAAACATCCAAACTACAGTTCCAGCTCTCATGACAATGATATCACTCTCCTGCATCTGTCTTCATTTGTGAATTTTACTGACTACATAAGACCGGTCTGCCTGGCAGCTGCAGACAGTACATTCTTCAACCGCACTGCGAGCTGGGTCACTGGATGGGGAAATGTTCAATCCGGTG TTTCCCTGTCTTCATCAAAACCGCTACAGGAAGTGCAAGTGCCTATTGTTGGAAACAGGCAATGCAAGTGCCTTTATGGAATCCAAACAATCTCAGACAACATGATCTGTGCTGGACTATTGGAAGGGGGAAAAGACTCCTGTCAG GGTGACTCTGGTGGACCTATGGTCAGCAAACAGGGCTCAGTCTGGATCCAGTCTGGGGTTGTGAGCTTTGGCAAAGATTGTGCTTTGGCTGGGTTTCCTGGTATCTATGCCAGAGTATCTCAGTACCAGACCTGGATCACCCAACAGATCAACCAGTCAAATAACCAGCCAGGCTTCATCAAATTCATCTCCACTGGTACTGATGGTGATCTGAGCATAAACTGTGCTAATGTACCCGCCATTACATCAACTGCTGCTCCTGCCACTACAACCGTTGCAC CTGTAGTTTGTGGAAGTGCAAAACTGAATACTCGTGTGGGAGGAAACAGCTTCCTTGCATCTTCAGGTGTATGGCCATGGATGGCCAGTCTTCAGCTTAACGGCAGTCATGTTTGTGGAGGAACAATGGTTGCTGAATGGTTTGTCATGAGCTCTGCCAGCTGCTTTTCCAG ATCTACCAATGCCTCCGATTGGACTGTGATCCTGGGTCGTTTGTATCAGAATGGCACCAACCCCAATGAGCTCTCTGTAAAAGTGGCAAACATTACAATCAGCAATTTTACAGATGACAATGTTGCAGTCTTGCAGTTGGCCAGGGCACCAAAACTTTCAGATTTCATTCAGCCCATATGCGTGGACCAGGGAGACAATACCTTCAGTGCTGATACTCCATGCTGGGTGGCAGGTTGGGGCTCAGGAGCAGGAGGAG CTAATCAAGCTCTTCAGGAATTCCAAACTGCTATAGTGAATTGTGGGAACGAATCCTCAAACAATAGTATTTGTACAAGTTCGTTGAACTTACAGGAG ggtgaTCAAGGTGGTCCGCtgatgtgtaaacagggtctgtcaTGGGTCCATGCTGCTGTTCTGACCATCCAGAGTAGCACTTCAAACAGCAGCACTAATACAAGGTCCAGTAACAGCACTGTGGAAAGCTGGTCTCTCCGTGCTCAAGACATCCAGGTCTTCACTAAAACCTCCAGCTATGTGGCATTTGTAAAATCTCTGGTTGGTTCTTTCCCTCAAAAAGCCACAAACAGCACAAATTCAACTTCAACTGCAAATGCAACTGCACCTGCACCCAGCAACTCGGTCCAAGCTACCACCACTAGTGGATCACAGTCCTGTTTTAATACTGTCCTTTTGTTACTTCTAGCACTCCAAATCTTTCATCAAGGCTAA